In bacterium, a genomic segment contains:
- the bamC gene encoding outer membrane protein assembly factor BamC — MRRLSFFMTAFVFLALSACSNSKKQFAEPYVKKNDTAAHSTQQIYGYSYKDTWAATNEVLNNLNTPILVNRREHGLIITDWITGKSSRLFSGYGNSKIPYKIRYKMKFTVQPSKQGTVITIDSKEQYYTDVISGQLDFQGSLYRWVETKPGGEIQKNLLQEIQSYLAQSRA; from the coding sequence ATGAGAAGATTAAGTTTTTTTATGACTGCTTTTGTTTTCTTGGCTTTGAGTGCATGCTCTAACTCAAAAAAACAGTTTGCAGAACCCTACGTTAAAAAAAATGACACTGCCGCTCATAGTACACAACAAATTTATGGTTACAGTTATAAAGATACTTGGGCAGCAACCAATGAAGTCCTTAATAACCTCAATACGCCTATATTGGTTAATCGACGTGAACATGGGCTCATCATAACTGATTGGATTACAGGCAAATCTTCAAGGTTATTTTCTGGTTATGGGAACTCAAAAATACCGTATAAAATTAGGTATAAAATGAAATTTACTGTTCAGCCCAGTAAACAAGGAACTGTAATCACCATTGACTCAAAAGAACAGTATTATACCGATGTAATTTCAGGACAGCTTGATTTTCAAGGCTCTTTGTACCGTTGGGTTGAAACCAAGCCTGGAGGCGAAATACAAAAAAACCTTCTCCAGGAAATTCAAAGCTATTTAGCACAATCTAGAGCTTAA
- a CDS encoding HU family DNA-binding protein: MNKSDLVEVLYKQQKKRGISKAAIKDFLESMTDQMVYMLKRHKKISHPGIGVLQVKRRLKRLARNPRTGESIEVKEKKQVVFRPSSKVKRELNEV, encoded by the coding sequence ATGAATAAAAGCGATCTGGTAGAAGTTCTCTATAAACAGCAAAAAAAAAGAGGGATTTCAAAAGCAGCCATAAAAGATTTTTTAGAAAGCATGACTGACCAAATGGTCTACATGTTAAAAAGGCATAAAAAAATAAGTCATCCAGGCATAGGTGTTTTACAGGTCAAAAGACGTCTAAAAAGACTGGCAAGAAACCCTAGAACTGGAGAAAGCATTGAAGTCAAAGAAAAAAAACAGGTTGTGTTTAGACCTTCTTCCAAGGTTAAAAGAGAGCTCAATGAAGTTTAG